The nucleotide sequence GCCTGCTCGCGATGGCGGCGTGTCAGTCACAACAGGTTGCAGTTGACACCGTCATGGCGAGCAGGCTCGCTCCCACAGTGCATCTGCGCACCTGGGCCCGAAGACTTTTTTGAATTTTCAGTGATGTGCAACCCATGAAAACCGTGGCAATGGTGCTGTTCCCCGACTTTCTCCTGCTCGACATGGCCGGGCCCATGGAGGTGTTCTCCATCGCCAATCGTTACCTCAAGCCGGATGACCATTACGTGCTGTCGACCATCGGCACCGTGCCCGGTGCGTTGCGTGCCTCCAACGGAGTGAACGTGCAGGCCGACCTGCACATCGACCAGGCCTGCGATGGTTATGACCTGCTGCTCATACCCGGCGGCCCCGGTGCCTACAACGAAAAGCATCCGCCGCTGCTCGAATGGCTCAGGCACAACGTCGGACGGTCCAGGGCCTATGGGTCGATCTGCACCGGTGCCTTTGTGCTCGGGCATGCCGGGTTGATCGACGGTTATCGGGTCACCACCCACTGGCATTACACCGAACGGCTGATCAAGGGCTTCCCCAAGGCCACGGTGGAAACCGACCAGATTTTCGTGCAGGACCGCAACCTGATGACCTCCGGTGGCGTCACGGCCGGCATCGACCTGGCGCTCGCCGTGGTTGCCG is from Pseudomonas sp. MYb118 and encodes:
- a CDS encoding GlxA family transcriptional regulator, with protein sequence MKTVAMVLFPDFLLLDMAGPMEVFSIANRYLKPDDHYVLSTIGTVPGALRASNGVNVQADLHIDQACDGYDLLLIPGGPGAYNEKHPPLLEWLRHNVGRSRAYGSICTGAFVLGHAGLIDGYRVTTHWHYTERLIKGFPKATVETDQIFVQDRNLMTSGGVTAGIDLALAVVAEDHGKKVAQDVAKVLLVVMKRQGGQAQFSPLMAAVAPQETAVTRVQNYMLEHLDEAFSIERLAGLATMSPRHFARVFAREVNMTPMEFLQSARIDCARNLLETTELPLKTVAFKSGFGSVRHMRFLFGEKLGLTPAQYREQFS